The Malus domestica chromosome 10, GDT2T_hap1 nucleotide sequence GAAGCCATAGTAAGGTATTTATGATGTGCAAGAATTTGAACAAAAACGTTCATCACTAATAAATCCAAAGCTTCTACAAGTTCGCTTATCAACCTCCCCACTTGGGGACACGAATTATCTCGAGATTAACTGTCATTATTATCACATCACATTAGAGCAACTAGAAGTTTCACACAACTATAAACACATAAAAGCACAGTATTATGCATGATCAAAAGTGCGATCATGCAACTATTACAATAAAGATAAAACTATAGTAAATGAACCATCATCCTAAATCCATATGATGAAAGCCTCACTGCCAAGCCCACTCGTCACCATCGGCATTCTCCTTATTCTCGTTACGTCCTAAAGGGGTTGACAAAAAAAACGTAAATGGACCAGTTTTATCACATTTAAAGTTATTCAACATAATAGtccctgttttgaaaacatgtATAGTGAAATTTACATACACAGTAATACTACAATAATAGTAGTCAAGACCAACTCAATCGTGCTCATCATATCAAAGAAAGTAAATCAATCACAAATAACGTAATGTATAGCAAGCAGGTAAAGTGACATCTACCTGATCGATATCTAGCATCTACTAGCACATTCTAGCCTCTATTAGAAAAAAGGTACTTGCAATAAGTCCTACGGCCATAGCTAGCTATATGTATGATAACCATGTGATGAAAATAAATCACCAATGATCTCAAGATATCTTCTAAATACAATTCAAGCATAAGTCTTGTAAGACCCAACAATATCACCTCTCCAGTGGACATAACATAAGCACGCACCCTAGGACACGACTTGGAGTGAATAGAAAGCTAAGCCTACCCCCGAAGAGGATCGATCTAATCAGGTGATACCCTGATACTATCGAATACAAACAAATCAACTCTGGAGAGAACCAAGTCAATCAAGAGTACATACTCCACCAGCTGTCCAGGTACTAGGCTGCGCAGGCTAGCCTGCACAATACCTTCTAGGCCACGTGATGTGCCATGCGAGGCAGTTTGGCACAGCCACTCCTCTCACCCACGATGGAGAAAAGACAAAGTGTCCTTCTCCGACATGGCATTCGTATGTCAGATCGATCTCCTTGTTGGACCCTTTATTCCAAGCTATGCAAGGGAATGTCTAGTGATGTGGACCGACTTCATAGGGGGCCTATAAATATGCCTGGTGACCCTTCACCATAGGTAAGCCCATCAACACCCCCATAAATACACTTTGCACCCCTCTCTACAATCATTGACTTAAGCATCGGAGCCTCCACGCCAGGAAATACCCTTCTCGGTGCTCAGACTCACAATGTTGGCCTGTTCTTCATCTACAGGTTTCACTCCACGGTGGTGGAAAATCGGCTCCAACAAGTCTTATCAAAGACTAACATAAGTAATATGCATCCGCATataaaatcatatatatatatatatatatatgattttatatatctatatataatcGTAAAAACATTTAGTTGTTCaaaggggtccactcataggTAAGTAGAGTATCCCTCCTCAATATGCTCCTTGCCTAAACTCTTTCGATCCTCTAATAAGTCAgtaataatcatataaatctaAGTTATCTTTAATCGACATTTTATGGAAAATTGTCCAAAACTACCATTTAGGTAATGAATTTGCACAAACGGAGGGTGTCACGTGAATTTAAAACACCGAAAAACTATGGATAGGTCACAGATCATGCACGCGCCGTAGCGATTATGTCATGCACTGTCATGCGCCGCCATGGGCCGTCAACGTCGTACTCACCACCGTTGTTCAGTGAGTAGACGTCACGCTTGCCATCGCCAGTATGGTGAGGTTTTAAGTGAGTTAACCAAATATACCTGCTCCGTTAGTAGATAACGGAAATTCAGTTCCTTCTATTAAGGTTAATAGATGATCATCGCCCGTCGCCATCGCTGGTTCCTTAAGTCTCGCCAATTTGAATGATTTCAACGCCAAAATTTGTGTAATTTAGTCCTAAATATGATCAGGAACTTACCTAGACCCTTTTTAAGACGATGAGAGGTTGAATCCACCTCAAATTGAACGAGTGAAGCTAGAAACTGACATACAACTAGGTTAATTACTTGGGTTCGATTCTAGTGGAGTCCATGCACCACCAGTCATAAACTCGTTGGAGTTCATCCGTTCACACTCGCCGAGAACTGCAAAAAGATATAAGGTGCATTCAGGGGTTAGGACTCGATTATGGAGTTAAAAACCTCATCCCAAGTATCACAAAAACTATTGGAGAGAATAGAAGTACTAGGACACCCACCGGTTTCTAACTCAACGATATTTCACCGAAATTCGTCGACAAGGCTGGGTTCGAAGGTACAGAAAATTGCTTGCAGAGGTTGAAACCCTCGAGTTTCAACATAAAACTAACACCACAGGGTGAAAAACAACATGATTAAACCCGGAAATTCAAAGGATAAACAGAGGCCTCACCTGGGTATGAAGTTTGAGAGCTTCTAGCTCTTTGCTTTAATGGTGCCGAGGTCCACACTGCACCGATCTCACATGCAAGACCACTATTCTGATCCTTGCATCCCACAGACTTCGAACATGTAAAATTTAGGTTTGATTTGTGAAGGTAAGCGATGTAAgtataaactaacacacaaattaaactataaattatgcaatcgtagtacgagtaagtagggatcgcTCTCTTCTGGAGATTAGAAgtgatgctaatcaacacagaTTGAACttaaaaaactcaaaactaagttaaactaataaaaaaacagTGACTGGggggattttggacgaatttaattaaaacaaaagtaaatggcAAGAAGTAAATTAActtgtgaatgaaatatggatTAAAATGTAGctaaaggattcttctccacacatgaatcatatgcatacaaatcgatttccaactattgttcctataaaccatgaatgacaatgcccaaattaatcgtgaatagCACTAATTAACTCGCTAAATCCATTGAATTAgactcagcgacgcaaccaaattattcttctcaagttccctaactatgaaaaccataataaagatacatctcaaagatcattaagttctgtgaaaatcataagcatcgacaaagcattcataactatgaaaaacatgatattcctgccaaggatttacttaacataATCAGAACTAGTAACTTTTAAtacttacaaatataagtttataacaattaggtgaaattctcttatattctagcataaaatccctgcatgcaaactaagtatgcatccttaacaagcatacaagaataagttctctataaagcagataagtaaatcacattcatgttttatgaaacaataactggatgtaatcaatttatataaaacatgtgatcatggcttcgaattcatctctagctgtaaaaaaaacttagttgcacatgttcatcataaacgaaaaatattctaaaataaacattgaaacttaaagcAAAGATAGAGAGAAATTTGGAAAGTAAGGTTTACAAACTGATCCCTTGTAGATGGAATGGGATTCAAATGGGATGccgcaaagccttacaagaagGCTTATTTATACATGTCAGAAAAGTAAATAACCATACAAGTGGCTTTGATAAACAACACAAAGCAAGGACTAACACATGCAAAACAAATGATGGTGTTCAATGTCTTTACACCTTGTCAAACACATGCAGCAACTTTGGGCCTtttacacacacattttctgctaTCTTTCTGTTGTCTTTCCACTGATAGGAATCGACAGTTTCAGCCAACACATGGAAAGGTAGTGTGAAGGAAGCATGAGTGCACAAACAGCTAGCAGCACATGGGAAGGTAGTGTGAAGGAAGCATGAGTGCACAAACAGCTAGCAACACATGGGAAGCTCTTTTTGAACTTCCAATCTCTTTAACTAGGATTCCTTCAGATTTTAGCACACGTTCAACGCCTTTTAAACACCAAAATGTCCAAACCATATGCTATCCAACCCAAGTCCAAAACtgttccaaattgctccatttgattatttattgtcatctttacccactggacctacaataatacgaaaatgacttaaattactataataaatgaaaaataactaagtaaatgcaaagaaataagataacaaagtcgcatGTATATGCTACTACCAGTaagtgagagagtgagagctttcTTCTCTTGgtgctagagagagagagagtgagtttgagagagaaaaagagtttAGAGAGGGAGTGTTCTAAaaatgagggaagagagaggacCGGATGTGGATTTAATCCCgcttaaaataatttaaatgaaatCACCCAATTACCCTCCATAGTtgcaaaaataacaattatgcCCTCATGGTCTCGATTCGAAATTCGTTTCGAAATTGAACTAACTTCTGAGAAAATTAAACTTAGAGATAGTAAAAGAATATAAGTTTCGAGTCGAGGCTCGAAAATTAATTAAGACATCCACTCGGACAAAATAGTCATTTCACATATCTTGggaataaaatacaatatttCAAGAAAAGGGCCGTAACACTTTGGGCATCcgaaaaattttaaatgtgtAAAGTTAAACATAACTAATGAATTTGCTGATGTGGATTATAATCAATGAATTTTATTCAAGTAAAAAACTTTTGTCGGTTTTTATGTGAACAAAATTAAGTTTCAAAagctaaagtcatattttcagtcAAAAAAAACTGGCTCGAGTTCCGTTTTACgcacctttttttctttttcctcctaGTCCATGCAGCTGTTTATTGGGGCATCAATTTATTGTGCATTTCTTACAACACCGTTAGACTTCAGTCTTTTACAAGATCGATTCTCCTCGTATGAGAGTCTCACCTGGTCTTGCGTAAGATTGACATCCTTGTCATACCCCCTCCTTTTACGAGATCCATTCTCCTCAGATGAGAGTCTCACCTGGTCTTGCATAAGATTGACATCCTTGTCATACCTCTGTCTTTTACGAGATAGATTCTCCTCAGATAAGAGTCTCACCTCGTCTTGCATAAGATTGACCTCCTTGTCATACTCACTGGAAAGTGTCATAGGATTGGAAAATTCATCGACTACATTTTCCTGCTCCAGGTAAACCCCTATTTTCTGCACCCTCAGATGAATATCGTCTGTACTCCCGTGTCCTACAAAGCTTGCACCAACATTTATCTTGTCCCCAGCGTTCACTTTAAGCGTATTGTTTGATAAATGTCCCAGCCAAATATTACTTTCATGGCGATTTAGTACGGTGGCAAACATTGGAGAGCTTGAAATCTCAGTTTCTTTGGTACGATTTTCAACACAGATGCAAAGAGAATCACTAGATTGGGAGTCGTTGCAAGAATAAACGATGCACAGAGTCAATGCCTTTGCATCATCACCAAAACATTGCGGCACAACTATTTCTTTCTTAGGGTCAACGCATGTAAACCCTGATGGAAGATCATTTCCGGGGATAAAAAGAGCAGAAActatttcatccttagggtcaACGCATGTAAACCCTGATAGAAGATCATTTCCTGGGCAAAAAAGATCACCATTTCTGCTCGCGCTCCATCCCTATGCCATGGAGTAAGATTTGTACAAAAAGTTAATAAATGCATGTATGTATAGGCTGTATACGGATGGGtgcagatagagagagagaggacctgTAGGATTGCTTTTCTAAAAGCAGCAGTGAGATTGGTGCACCCTTCCATATGAATCCTTCTCATAGTGTTTAACGACTTATGCAAGCCTAGAATCTTAGTGAGTTTGGGGGAGTGATTCAGATGCAGTTCTACCATACTCGACATTTCCGAAAAATCTGGCATCTTTTTCAATGCAATGCACTCATCCGCTTTCAGGATTTCCAAATTTGTTGGTAAATCTGGGATTTCCTCAAGATTTTTGCATTTTGCAACAGATAAATACTTAAGGTTCTTCAATTGTACTACAGAGTGGTGAATCTCGGACAAACTCTTACAGGCTTCGAGTATCAATATCTCAATATTTGGGATTCTTGAAAAGTCTGGTGATTGTTTCAGGTGATCACAATAACCAAGATTGAGAAACTTCAACTTTTCAAGTGACTGCAAGACAAAAAGGGAAAACaagtatcaaaattcaaatAGAAGAGAGAGAGCATGATGTTGGTATGTAAAAACCTGGTGGAAAGAATTGATAGTTTGGTTGGGTTTGTATCGTACCACGTTGTCATTCCAGACTTTTATATTGCTATAACTCAGGTCGACATCAACTACGTTTGGTTGATTAAAATCTTCTGGTATGGCCTGCAGAGGAAAGTCAGACAAACTTAACCATCTTAACTCTTCGGGAAGATGTTTGCAGTCTCCAGTGAACTTTACGCCTCTTATTTTGAGTAATCTCAGGTTCAGCATCATTCTGAATGCTTCTGTACTGACGCTAAGCTTGTCAGGTTCTGAAAAATCTAAAGTGATTCCttcgatttttttcttttcctgttagaaagcaaaagaaactaAAGTAAGACGAGGGTTATTTGCTTAGACTTTAACCGGTGCAGAGCACCAGTACTGGATCAGTGACAAGAGTTTGCTTAGACATCAGTTTTGTTTGAACAATCTAAATTAGTCATCTGTGTTACAGGgataattttcaaataattcagTAAATAAAATCagcattttttttctcatttattACAAACATGTATTAAATGCAATTTGATTGAGGATGTACTTACACATTTTTTCGTCAATACGTGTTTTACATCCTCATGATGCCACAATCTACAGCGACTTTCAAGCTTCTTAGGGGATTTAGCACGTACAATTTCTCTGCCCGTGTCTCGAATCAAACAATGCATCATCAGATTGCCTTCTGGATCAACAGTTACAAGGCATCGCTCCTCGAGTTCCTTAATACCTATTGCTGGATTACTGTCACACCCATCCAATATTGCCATGACATGGTGCTTGTTCATTCCAATAAAGAAACAGGATATGTCAAGGAATATATCCTTCACCTTGTCATCAGTAAGCCCGTCATAACTTACCTTAAAAATTTCATGAGTTATGCTAGGCTGTAgtcttttccattttttcaatGCATCTGTCCATTCACTTGTGGTTTTTGTACATAGGTAAGAACCTACAGCTTCAAGTGCAAGTGGTAAACCCCCACAATAATCAACAGCTTCTCTTGAGACTTTGAGATATCCTTCATTAGGAGAACTTTTTCGAAACGCATGCCAACTAAGGAGCTCAAGAGCTTCATTGTTATTCATTGTCGGTAGAGAACATGCATCATCCACCACTTCAGGTGTCTTTAGCAAATTTTTATCTCTTGTTGTTATAACAATTCTACTTCCCGGACCAAACGAGTCATGTTTTATAGCTAATGCATTTATCTGTCTCACACTGTCTACATCATCAATTATGACAAGAACCCTTATGTTGCGAAGTCTTGTTTTTATCTCCTCCGTCCCTTCATTGACTGTACTCACATTTATGTTGGCCGATCTCAAGATTTTAGACAGAAGAATGTTTTGCAAATCAACCATTTTCTCATTTCTcacattttcaagaaaacatgcACCATCAAACCTGTCCTGGTATGTGTTGAAAATGGCTTTTGCAATTGTTGACTTACCTAGCCCGCACATCCCCCAAATTCCAATTATGCGAACAACATTTGATCCTCCAACATCAAAATAATTACTGATTTTTTGGCGGCGAGAATCTATTCCAACTGGATTTGCGGCTACATTTAAGCATCCATTCTGCAGTTTTATAGCGATCTCCTCAACAACTTTCCTGATAAACCTTGCTTCACGCCTGGAATTAAAATTCATAATTAAGAAAAAGTAAGATCTACTAGTTAAACTTCTAAACATTCATTAGGAGTGTGTAAGATTCGAATATATTAGTTAAACTTCTAAACATTCATCACCAACACACTAATATTTAGTGAGATAGATCAAGCGTTTATATATTAATCCTCGTAT carries:
- the LOC103418560 gene encoding disease resistance protein RPV1-like, which translates into the protein MENPGSKYDVFLSFRGEETRMGITDHLYCTLKDYKFNVFLDEDELPRGDAISEELTRAIKGSKLAAIVFSKRYAESRWCLQELVQIMECRKRGQLVFPIFYDVDPSDVRHQTGSFATAFQNHEQKFTEEKVQEWREALTAAAELSGEHFRVNNGREARFIRKVVEEIAIKLQNGCLNVAANPVGIDSRRQKISNYFDVGGSNVVRIIGIWGMCGLGKSTIAKAIFNTYQDRFDGACFLENVRNEKMVDLQNILLSKILRSANINVSTVNEGTEEIKTRLRNIRVLVIIDDVDSVRQINALAIKHDSFGPGSRIVITTRDKNLLKTPEVVDDACSLPTMNNNEALELLSWHAFRKSSPNEGYLKVSREAVDYCGGLPLALEAVGSYLCTKTTSEWTDALKKWKRLQPSITHEIFKVSYDGLTDDKVKDIFLDISCFFIGMNKHHVMAILDGCDSNPAIGIKELEERCLVTVDPEGNLMMHCLIRDTGREIVRAKSPKKLESRCRLWHHEDVKHVLTKKCEKKKIEGITLDFSEPDKLSVSTEAFRMMLNLRLLKIRGVKFTGDCKHLPEELRWLSLSDFPLQAIPEDFNQPNVVDVDLSYSNIKVWNDNVSLEKLKFLNLGYCDHLKQSPDFSRIPNIEILILEACKSLSEIHHSVVQLKNLKYLSVAKCKNLEEIPDLPTNLEILKADECIALKKMPDFSEMSSMVELHLNHSPKLTKILGLHKSLNTMRRIHMEGCTNLTAAFRKAILQGWSASRNGDLFCPGNDLLSGFTCVDPKDEIVSALFIPGNDLPSGFTCVDPKKEIVVPQCFGDDAKALTLCIVYSCNDSQSSDSLCICVENRTKETEISSSPMFATVLNRHESNIWLGHLSNNTLKVNAGDKINVGASFVGHGSTDDIHLRVQKIGVYLEQENVVDEFSNPMTLSSEYDKEVNLMQDEVRLLSEENLSRKRQRYDKDVNLMQDQVRLSSEENGSRKRRGYDKDVNLTQDQVQWVKMTINNQMEQFGTVLDLGWIAYGLDILVFKRR